One window from the genome of Bradyrhizobium sp. 4 encodes:
- the bioD gene encoding dethiobiotin synthase, with translation MSVKIVVTGTGTGIGKTVFSAGLANLLGADYWKPIQAGLEGETDTEVVACLGGLSADRILPERYRLQTPASPHHSAELDGVRIEADLLDVPDTGERPLVIEGAGGLMVPLSGDTLYIDVFERWKLPVVLCASTALGTINHSLLSIEALRKREIRILGMAFIGERNAETQVAIREMGRVRWLGRLPWLSPLTADTLQAAFQASFRADDFNP, from the coding sequence ATGAGTGTCAAAATCGTCGTGACGGGCACAGGTACCGGAATTGGAAAGACGGTGTTTTCCGCGGGGCTCGCCAATCTCCTCGGAGCGGACTATTGGAAGCCGATTCAGGCTGGTCTCGAAGGAGAGACCGATACCGAGGTCGTCGCTTGTCTTGGCGGCCTCTCAGCCGATCGCATCCTGCCGGAGCGTTACCGCCTTCAGACCCCCGCTTCGCCCCATCATTCTGCCGAACTTGACGGAGTTCGCATCGAGGCGGATTTGCTCGATGTGCCCGATACCGGGGAGCGGCCATTGGTGATCGAGGGCGCGGGCGGCCTGATGGTGCCGCTGAGCGGAGACACACTCTACATTGATGTCTTCGAGCGATGGAAGCTTCCAGTGGTGCTTTGCGCAAGCACAGCGCTGGGGACCATCAATCACTCGCTGCTGTCGATAGAGGCTCTCCGAAAACGTGAGATCCGCATTCTTGGGATGGCCTTCATTGGCGAAAGAAATGCTGAGACTCAGGTTGCGATTCGCGAGATGGGGCGGGTGCGCTGGCTAGGGCGATTGCCATGGCTTTCTCCCCTCACGGCAGACACGCTGCAGGCCGCATTCCAAGCCTCATTCCGTGCTGATGATTTCAATCCGTGA
- the panD gene encoding aspartate 1-decarboxylase, producing MQITLMKGKIHRASVTEADLHYEGSISIDRALLNAAGFLINERVEIYNIDTGARFATYVIEAPTGSGIIGLNGAAARLAMPGDKVIIVAYASFDEADAKTFKPHVVLVDRDNRILPG from the coding sequence ATGCAGATTACGTTGATGAAAGGCAAAATCCATCGCGCCTCGGTCACCGAAGCCGACCTGCACTATGAAGGTTCGATTTCGATTGACCGTGCGCTGCTGAATGCTGCGGGATTCTTGATCAACGAACGCGTTGAAATCTACAACATCGACACTGGAGCGCGGTTTGCCACCTATGTGATCGAAGCGCCTACAGGGTCAGGTATCATAGGTCTGAATGGTGCGGCTGCCCGTCTCGCCATGCCCGGAGACAAAGTTATTATCGTTGCATATGCCTCCTTTGACGAAGCCGACGCAAAAACGTTCAAGCCGCACGTTGTGCTGGTCGACCGAGACAATCGCATCTTGCCAGGCTGA
- a CDS encoding Dabb family protein, giving the protein MIRHIVLFTAKDKAHIDQMIEGLSLLTRISHARRLEIARNRKADQFGNDIDVVVYGEFDNETELAAYKAHELYQESIRRARPLRELRLAADYDLSTDARFVSAAGVVQLSPRIASTDGA; this is encoded by the coding sequence ATGATCCGTCACATCGTCTTGTTTACCGCCAAAGATAAGGCCCATATCGACCAAATGATCGAAGGCCTCTCGCTTCTCACCAGGATCTCGCATGCCCGGCGGCTCGAGATTGCTCGCAATCGCAAGGCCGACCAGTTCGGCAACGATATCGACGTCGTAGTCTATGGTGAGTTCGACAACGAGACGGAACTCGCAGCCTACAAAGCGCATGAGCTCTACCAGGAATCGATCAGGCGAGCACGACCACTGCGCGAGCTGCGCCTCGCGGCCGACTATGACTTATCAACAGATGCGCGTTTCGTCTCAGCGGCAGGCGTAGTCCAACTTAGTCCGCGCATCGCATCCACCGACGGGGCTTAG
- a CDS encoding 8-amino-7-oxononanoate synthase yields MNPIHATKVADYVAALHALKEDDRLRGLKPRAGIDFASNDYLALASAPRMKKAVLDAIEAGTPIGAGGSRLLRGNCEEHERLEADAASFFGAETALFFGGGYVANFAVLTTLPQRGDFLVLDALVHASIHEGARAGRADFRTSSHNDPESVESAIRDWRAGGGMGRIWIVVESLYSMDGDFAPLTDMVALADRHDAFLMVDEAHATGVYGEQGRGLTAPYEGRENLLVVHTCGKALGAAGALVTASGVLRDFMVNRCRPFIFATAPSPLMAVAVREAILILQQEPERQQRLTKLVAFSHREMRERGWKSPSDSQIVPCIVGDNARTMRLASALQARGFDIRGIRPPTVPAGTARLRISLTLNVGEDGVRAMLDALIEETKGELQ; encoded by the coding sequence ATGAATCCAATCCATGCGACCAAAGTTGCCGATTATGTCGCAGCCTTGCATGCCCTGAAAGAAGACGACCGGCTGCGCGGCCTCAAGCCGCGCGCGGGGATCGATTTCGCGTCGAACGACTATCTCGCGCTGGCGAGCGCGCCGCGCATGAAAAAGGCTGTCTTGGACGCGATCGAGGCCGGTACACCGATCGGTGCCGGCGGGTCGCGGCTTTTGCGCGGCAATTGCGAGGAGCACGAACGTCTCGAAGCAGACGCTGCAAGTTTCTTTGGGGCGGAGACAGCGCTTTTTTTTGGCGGCGGTTATGTCGCAAATTTCGCTGTCCTGACAACGCTGCCGCAGCGAGGCGATTTTCTCGTTCTTGATGCTCTGGTGCACGCGAGTATTCATGAAGGCGCGCGAGCTGGCCGGGCCGACTTTCGGACAAGCTCGCATAACGATCCGGAGTCGGTCGAAAGCGCGATTCGTGACTGGCGGGCCGGTGGCGGAATGGGCCGGATCTGGATCGTGGTCGAAAGTCTCTACAGCATGGACGGCGACTTTGCGCCTCTCACGGATATGGTCGCGCTCGCCGACCGGCATGATGCGTTCCTGATGGTAGACGAGGCCCACGCAACAGGCGTTTACGGCGAGCAGGGACGAGGACTCACCGCGCCCTATGAGGGACGCGAAAATCTGCTGGTCGTTCATACCTGCGGCAAGGCGCTGGGCGCGGCCGGCGCGCTCGTCACTGCGTCCGGCGTGCTGCGAGACTTTATGGTCAATCGTTGCCGTCCATTCATCTTCGCGACCGCGCCATCGCCGCTGATGGCTGTCGCCGTGAGGGAGGCGATTCTGATCCTGCAGCAGGAACCCGAGCGACAGCAGCGTCTCACCAAGCTGGTCGCGTTCTCGCATCGGGAGATGAGAGAGCGCGGCTGGAAAAGTCCTTCGGATTCGCAGATCGTACCATGCATCGTAGGCGACAATGCGCGCACGATGCGGCTCGCCTCTGCATTGCAGGCGCGCGGGTTCGATATCCGCGGAATCCGGCCGCCAACCGTGCCGGCGGGCACGGCCCGGTTGCGAATTTCACTGACGCTTAACGTGGGGGAGGACGGCGTGCGTGCAATGCTCGATGCCTTGATCGAGGAGACGAAAGGCGAGCTTCAATGA
- the bioB gene encoding biotin synthase BioB codes for MIASGRVERNDSRIGAQLRSNWERAEAQALYSLPFADLMFRAQSVHRDNFDPNHVQTASLLSIKTGGCPEDCGYCSQSAHYQTGLKATRLMDCADVVASAQRAKDSGASRFCMAAAWRSPKDRDLDQVCDMVSAVKGLGMETCVTLGMLTPNQAIQLFESGLDFYNHNVDTSPEFYGKIISTRTLQDRIDTLAHVREAGIKVCSGGIVGMGERVEDRLGMLVLLANLPSHPESVPINMWNEVEGVPVNDTAERPEPFALVRLVATARIMMPKSVVRLSAGRQYMTDELQALCFFAGANSIFIGDTLLTTKNPQRDRDTNLLDRLGIASSLA; via the coding sequence ATGATTGCCTCTGGGAGAGTAGAACGGAACGACAGTAGAATCGGCGCACAGCTCCGCAGTAACTGGGAGCGCGCCGAGGCCCAAGCGCTCTACAGCCTGCCGTTTGCCGACCTGATGTTTCGGGCGCAAAGCGTTCACCGCGACAACTTCGATCCAAACCACGTCCAAACCGCAAGCCTGCTCAGCATCAAGACGGGCGGCTGTCCGGAAGATTGCGGCTACTGCTCCCAGAGCGCGCATTACCAGACCGGTCTGAAAGCGACCCGCCTGATGGATTGCGCCGATGTGGTCGCCAGCGCACAGCGCGCCAAAGATTCCGGCGCGAGCCGCTTCTGCATGGCCGCGGCCTGGCGCAGTCCAAAAGACCGCGATCTCGATCAGGTCTGCGATATGGTTAGCGCGGTCAAAGGTCTTGGAATGGAAACCTGCGTCACGCTCGGCATGCTGACCCCGAACCAGGCCATACAGCTCTTTGAGTCTGGACTCGACTTCTACAATCACAACGTCGACACCTCGCCGGAGTTCTACGGCAAGATCATCAGCACCCGTACTTTGCAGGATCGCATCGACACACTCGCACATGTTCGAGAGGCCGGTATCAAGGTGTGCAGCGGCGGCATTGTCGGCATGGGCGAGCGCGTCGAGGACCGCCTTGGCATGCTCGTGCTGCTCGCCAATCTCCCCAGCCATCCAGAGAGTGTTCCAATCAACATGTGGAACGAGGTCGAGGGCGTGCCCGTGAACGACACCGCGGAGCGTCCCGAACCCTTTGCGCTGGTCCGCCTGGTGGCGACCGCTCGGATCATGATGCCGAAGAGCGTCGTCCGGTTGTCCGCTGGACGGCAGTATATGACCGATGAACTGCAGGCGCTGTGCTTTTTTGCCGGCGCAAATTCAATCTTCATCGGCGACACGCTCTTGACCACGAAGAACCCGCAGCGCGATCGCGACACGAACTTGCTGGACCGGCTCGGCATCGCGTCCAGCCTGGCCTGA
- a CDS encoding adenosylmethionine--8-amino-7-oxononanoate transaminase, which translates to MPKTKSPIWHPFTQHALQGEMTTVVRADGAYLHTADGRRIIDAISSWWVVTHGHCHPHIVSAIQEQAGKLNQIIFAGYTHDAAEELAAQLLKLAPRGLDYVFFSDSGSTSVEVALKMALGYWHNIGQQRRRIVVMQHSYHGDTVGAMSVGARGVFNAAYGPLLFDVTSIPFPARGREQATLAALESACRNEMPAAFIVEPLILGAGGMLMYPAWVLTVMKRICEASDVLFIADEVMTGWGRTGSLFACEQANVTPDIACYSKGLTGGALPLAVTLCRAHIFDAHYSKDRMRTFYHSSSYTANPVACAAAKANLDLWWHRDSRERAASLAAMQERAIEPFRADARFENVRRSGTITALDLKTGDGGYLADIGPKLQAFFNDRNLLLRPLGNTIYVMPPYCVTAADLDEIYAGISDAADALA; encoded by the coding sequence ATGCCGAAGACAAAGTCGCCGATCTGGCATCCGTTCACGCAACACGCGCTTCAAGGCGAAATGACAACGGTTGTACGTGCTGATGGTGCTTATCTGCACACAGCAGATGGACGCCGTATTATCGATGCAATCTCATCCTGGTGGGTGGTAACGCACGGTCACTGCCATCCACATATCGTAAGCGCCATTCAGGAACAAGCCGGTAAGCTCAATCAGATCATCTTTGCCGGCTATACCCACGATGCGGCTGAGGAGCTTGCTGCGCAACTGTTGAAGCTCGCACCCCGTGGTCTCGACTATGTCTTCTTCTCCGACAGTGGCTCTACCAGTGTCGAAGTCGCCTTGAAAATGGCACTCGGGTATTGGCATAATATCGGTCAGCAGCGAAGACGCATTGTCGTAATGCAACATTCCTACCACGGCGATACGGTTGGGGCGATGTCCGTTGGTGCCAGAGGCGTGTTCAACGCGGCGTACGGTCCGCTGCTGTTCGATGTTACCTCGATCCCGTTCCCCGCGAGAGGTCGTGAGCAGGCGACACTCGCTGCGCTCGAGTCGGCATGCCGAAACGAAATGCCAGCCGCCTTTATTGTGGAACCTCTGATATTGGGGGCGGGCGGGATGCTGATGTACCCAGCCTGGGTGCTAACAGTGATGAAGCGGATCTGTGAGGCGTCGGACGTGCTGTTCATTGCCGACGAGGTCATGACCGGCTGGGGCCGCACCGGATCGCTATTTGCTTGCGAGCAGGCCAATGTCACGCCCGATATCGCTTGCTATTCGAAAGGTCTCACGGGAGGGGCGCTCCCACTCGCGGTTACGCTCTGCCGTGCGCACATTTTCGACGCGCATTATTCGAAAGATCGTATGCGTACGTTCTATCATTCGAGTTCATATACGGCGAATCCGGTAGCCTGTGCCGCTGCAAAAGCGAACTTGGATCTTTGGTGGCATCGGGACTCCCGCGAGCGCGCCGCTTCGCTCGCCGCCATGCAAGAACGGGCAATTGAGCCATTCCGCGCCGACGCGCGCTTTGAAAACGTTCGCCGTTCCGGGACCATCACAGCGCTTGATTTGAAAACGGGCGATGGCGGCTATTTGGCGGACATCGGTCCGAAGCTTCAGGCTTTCTTTAACGACCGAAATCTGCTGCTGCGCCCGCTCGGCAATACCATCTACGTGATGCCGCCCTATTGCGTCACCGCGGCAGATCTCGACGAAATCTACGCTGGCATCAGCGATGCAGCCGATGCGCTGGCTTGA
- a CDS encoding GntR family transcriptional regulator has product MMTDSESTTVAWRIAESIGERIISGAIQPDAPLRQDHVAREFNSSHVPVREAFRQLEAQHLVVAVPRRGVRVAPLDTNSVKEIAEMRAALEVVALRNAAPKFTSTHLARIELALIEGDNAQTIQDFEMANRAFHQALVAPCAMPRLLASLDGLQLANSRLVFAMARNAGGRPRSNQDHRLILQALRARNVDQACNLLARHIQTIERLALPVS; this is encoded by the coding sequence ATGATGACCGACAGCGAGAGTACGACCGTTGCCTGGCGCATTGCCGAGTCAATCGGAGAGCGCATCATCAGCGGCGCCATCCAGCCAGATGCCCCGCTGCGGCAGGATCATGTCGCGCGGGAGTTCAACTCGAGCCACGTCCCGGTACGCGAGGCTTTTCGGCAATTGGAGGCGCAACATCTTGTCGTCGCTGTGCCCCGTCGCGGCGTTCGGGTTGCCCCGCTTGATACCAATTCAGTGAAAGAGATCGCCGAGATGCGTGCCGCGCTCGAAGTGGTCGCATTGCGCAATGCGGCGCCAAAGTTCACGTCCACCCATTTGGCACGAATTGAGCTTGCCCTGATTGAAGGAGACAATGCCCAGACGATTCAGGATTTTGAGATGGCCAACCGCGCCTTTCACCAGGCGCTGGTGGCGCCGTGCGCGATGCCGCGCCTGCTCGCCAGTCTCGACGGACTACAGCTTGCAAATTCGCGATTGGTGTTCGCGATGGCGCGCAATGCTGGGGGGCGACCGCGATCCAATCAGGATCACCGCCTGATTCTGCAGGCACTGCGAGCGCGCAACGTCGATCAAGCCTGCAACCTGCTCGCACGCCACATTCAGACGATTGAGCGCCTTGCCCTTCCCGTGTCCTGA